The Arenibacter algicola region AACCATAGGAAGGCCCTCGTGACGGGAGGAAAGGCAAAAAATGTCATATGTTCTCATTAATTCGCTTATATTGTCCACGAAGCCAATAAACTCTACTTGATTTTGAATTTGATTGACCTGAACCATTTGGTTTAATATTTGAAATCCTTCTTCTCCTCCTCCGGCTATTTTAAGATTCCATTCAGGATTGTTATTTAAAACCGGGACGATTAAATCCAACAAGTTATCAAAACCTTTGGTTTTATACCTATTTAGGCTTCCTACGGCTAAAATAGTTTTTTCTCTATTATGACTATTGTTCTTAAGTGTATCAAAAGAGCAGGGATTGGGCATTACAACAACATTGGCTTTTTTTCTTTCAAAAAAGTTTCGGTCAAACTCTGTCAATACCGTTATCATATTTGCAAACCTATAAATATAATTCCATGTGAATTTAGTTAGTGGTTCGACTAGCCTTAAATGATTATTATGTTCGCACCCAATTATTTTTATTCCATAAAGCTTGCAAACGATAATGGAAATCAAATTCATCCGTGGCATTAGGGCAATAGCCACAGCTGGACG contains the following coding sequences:
- a CDS encoding glycosyltransferase family 4 protein, which produces MKIHFIASSIRGGGAERVMVLLANEFTDLRHEVSIITFNKGQFYDLHPQINSVDLHQGFIKNHTIRSLINLYSYYFKRKNRPAVAIALMPRMNLISIIVCKLYGIKIIGCEHNNHLRLVEPLTKFTWNYIYRFANMITVLTEFDRNFFERKKANVVVMPNPCSFDTLKNNSHNREKTILAVGSLNRYKTKGFDNLLDLIVPVLNNNPEWNLKIAGGGEEGFQILNQMVQVNQIQNQVEFIGFVDNISELMRTYDIFCLSSRHEGLPMVLLEAMSQGMVCIAYDCKTGPSEIIDHNKNGLLIEDQNQKEMQKGLDFLINNDKIRKNYSNNALKNLDRFSITTIINKWNNLFKELNLL